The nucleotide window AAACGCGACGGCTGTCTCGACCCGGTCACCGTGCTCATTGACCAACACGGTGGCGGCTGTGCGGCTCACGCCAATACCGATGAGCAGTTCCATCAGGGCAGGATCCGGCGCGTTGTCCTCTGAGAAGGTGTAGTACAGGATTTGCTGTTTCCCACGGCCCTTGATGACCACGCCAGCAAGGTAGTTGATGGCAATCAATTCATCGTGGGCAGGCGTCAGAGCACGGCGGACCAATTCCGGGCGGTCTGTCTGAATTCCGCAGGCCAGTCGCCAGTCCACGAGCGGCACCTCGAGCAGCATGCGCCGCACGCCGCCACTGTCCACCCTGTGGGCTTCCAGAAGGCGGTAGAGCGCGCGGGCTGGCGGCTGTTCAAGTTGCACCAGTAAGCGTCCATCCAGGACCTGTGTGTGCTTTGCACGGATGCTGGCCGCCAGTTGCTCGCCCAGTTTGATGCTCAGGGTCGCCGCAGGATCCAGTCCTGGAAGCTGCTCAAGTTCACTGTCCATCTCGTGGTAACGAATGCGGTCGATATACCGAAGGGTATCTGAACTCCAGATCTGCCGGTCGCGCAATTGATCGTACCAGCCTTCACCGATGAGAAAACCGGTACTCCAGAGGCGCTTCAAGCTCTCCCGCACGCGCTGATACGTACGGCCGTTATCGGGAAGACCGGCCACACTCCGAAGTTCGTAGGCAGTGGTATGAAGCCAGTCATGTGCAGGGCAGCCTGCCCGGACGAACAAGGTTTGAGCAGCGAGGATGATATC belongs to Deinococcus detaillensis and includes:
- a CDS encoding replication initiator protein A codes for the protein MADPETFKPNTERRDERNIARLGIISIQSRVDDDLKTWKAEFNIDGRPYRVECAAPYGRPHGVDTDIILAAQTLFVRAGCPAHDWLHTTAYELRSVAGLPDNGRTYQRVRESLKRLWSTGFLIGEGWYDQLRDRQIWSSDTLRYIDRIRYHEMDSELEQLPGLDPAATLSIKLGEQLAASIRAKHTQVLDGRLLVQLEQPPARALYRLLEAHRVDSGGVRRMLLEVPLVDWRLACGIQTDRPELVRRALTPAHDELIAINYLAGVVIKGRGKQQILYYTFSEDNAPDPALMELLIGIGVSRTAATVLVNEHGDRVETAVAFVRHKQHEGRVRNPGGLVVDFLRHDGKYVLPEQLGNPAVEIARRAVAALQRAEELADQEITRERARVAALAPEEQYEAVKASLKLLLKPLGKEMLALVEERCRAGVLNAMQERDQAAAAMAELRMQEYLNELRSRLQPI